A region of the Allorhizobium pseudoryzae genome:
GAGAGACGCGGATTGTCCGCTTTCACCGTGCCGATCCCGATGATCACCGCGTCCACAAGGGCGCGGCAGCGGTGCAGGTGTGCGATGCCGTCGGGGCCGGAAATGTCACGGGCGTCGCCGAACGGCGTTGCCACCCGCCCGTCAAGCGATTGTCCGACCTGCGCCAGCACAAAACGACCGCGGGCCGCGGCAATCGGTCCGTACAGCGCCAGCGCCGGTTCCGGCGCGCGGGCGGGCAGGGCCTGTTTCCGCTGCCGGATCGCCAGCAGGCGTGACCAGAGCATGTCGTTCATGTCGATACGGCGCATGGGGCAATCACATCCGTCAGAGTATTCGGTAAAGGGTGCCATCGCGACGGATCACGTGGTGAAAGATCACGCCAGCGATGTGTAACGCAAAAAGGCCAAGAAGGATCCACGAACTCCATTCATGGATCGCCGAAAAGACCGGCGCGATCTCCGGCGCCTTGCCGATCGGGCTCCAGATGGGAACGAGGTTGAACCAGTGCAGCGGAAAGCCGTGGGCATTGGTGGCAAGGAAACCGGACAAAGGCATCACGATCAGGAAAAGGTAGAGGAGGACATGCACGACATTGGCCACATGACGTTCGATCCCGTCTGTGAGAGCTGACGGCGCGCAGCTTGTCAGTCGCGCACCGATCCGCACCAGCATCAGCCACAACACGATGAAGCCAAGCGATTCGTGCAGCATGTAGAAATCGAGCTTCACCTCGTCGCGCACGAACTTGATCATGAACCCAAGCGGCCAGACCGATAGCACGAGCGTCGCCACCAGCCAATGCAGCAGGCGTAAGGTCGGCGCATATGCCGAGGCTTCCATTCAATTCTCCTCCCGGTGCTGCTTTTACGGAGCAGCTTAAGTCGCGGATTTCCCCACGTCCGCCGTGCTCCCGCGATTCCGACCATAGGCTGTGCCAAAATCAGAGAATACTCACATTTTAACGATCATTGATAATCATCGGTAATAGCTTTTGCCCTAGGGTCTGTCGAACCGGACGAGGATGCGTCTTGGCCTCCCAAGCGTATGGCTCCGACTGACGGACACATTTCAGTGATGACGACATCCATGCAGCAGGCGGACCTCCGTTCGGACCGTCTTCCCTCGACGACAGCCGGGCGCTCTCGCGCTCTTCGGCCCCCCATGCCAGGGCAGTTGCCTGCTGCCGAGCCCGTCGCCTTCGGTTTGTGCGCCGGCCGCTTCATGCCCGCGGGTGATCCGGAGGCTGCGAAAAAAACGGTCGTGCTGTTTGCCGCGCCCTGGGGGCTGGAGGAATTGTCGACCCGCAAGTTTTTCCGTGTCATTGCTGAGCGTCTCTCCGCCTTGGGTATCCCCAGCCTGCGGTTCGATTATCCCGGAACGGGGGATTCGCTCGATCCTGTATCCTTCGCAAGCGGCCTTGCCGGCTGGCGGGAGAGCCTTGTTCAGGCTGCCGCCTGGCTGAACAAAAGAGGGGTTGGCCGGATCATTCTGATCGGACAGGGCCTCGGCGCCTCGCTTGCGCTCCAGGCGTCGCCGGAGATCACCGACCTTGCCGGGCTCGCACTGTTGGCGCCGGTCCTCTCGGGGCGTGGCTATCTGCGT
Encoded here:
- a CDS encoding cytochrome b, whose translation is MEASAYAPTLRLLHWLVATLVLSVWPLGFMIKFVRDEVKLDFYMLHESLGFIVLWLMLVRIGARLTSCAPSALTDGIERHVANVVHVLLYLFLIVMPLSGFLATNAHGFPLHWFNLVPIWSPIGKAPEIAPVFSAIHEWSSWILLGLFALHIAGVIFHHVIRRDGTLYRIL